One genomic segment of Helianthus annuus cultivar XRQ/B chromosome 14, HanXRQr2.0-SUNRISE, whole genome shotgun sequence includes these proteins:
- the LOC110906490 gene encoding uncharacterized protein LOC110906490: MDRDVWYWSNYEQHEFNTKIVRQALSQQIDLNVPAFEFHWNRWTTNKSLMFVWRAIEEKVPTATTLRNRGMNLPDVICKTCGAADKTAAHVLIQCNFTKRIWEKIINWTGIPMVNTEGSIKDLLQELNELQRSKNVRKAIHVIAIQTMWLLWKNRNEKVFSNKQGAA, from the coding sequence ATGGACAGGGACGTGTGGTATTGGAGTAACTACGAACAACATGAGTTCAACACGAAAATCGTGAGACAGGCTTTGAGTCAACAAATTGACCTGAATGTTCCAGCTTTTGAATTTCATTGGAATCGATGGACAACAAATAAGAGCTTAATGTTTGTTTGGAGGGCAATAGAGGAGAAAGTTCCTACGGCAACAACTTTAAGAAACAGAGGGATGAACCTCCCAGACGTGATCTGCAAGACCTGTGGGGCAGCAGACAAGACCGCGGCTCATGTCCTCATCCAGTGTAACTTTACAAAGAGAATCTGGGAAAAGATCATAAATTGGACTGGGATCCCGATGGTAAATACGGAAGGAAGCATAAAAGATCTACTGCAGGAGCTGAACGAGCTACAGAGGAGTAAAAACGTGAGAAAAGCAATACACGTGATCGCAATTCAAACAATGTGGTTACTTTGGAAAAACAGGAACGAAAAGGTTTTTTCAAATAAACAAGGTGCGGCATGA
- the LOC110906491 gene encoding uncharacterized protein LOC110906491, whose translation MYMGFPSKWRNWVMGILFTGRGSILVNGSPTDEFQYKRGLRQGDPLSPFLFIVAMEALHILMVRAKNNNMFSRIKLNQRKSQLYGMGISEEEIEGMASIFTCKARKFPFIYLGLKVGANMNKLANWKEVIDMFNKRLSNWKAKNLSFAARVILVKSMLDDLPNYYISLYKCPIGVLKILEGLRRKFLWGGCNSNNKIRWVKWEKIVASKDFGGLSIGNIRDLNLALLVKWWWRLKMEPENLWVKVIKSIHVSQRKEESIPIKKISALHMEKYR comes from the coding sequence ATGTATATGGGGTTCCCATCGAAGTGGAGAAATTGGGTGATGGGGATACTATTCACGGGGAGAGGTTCGATATTGGTAAATGGCTCTCCTACGGACGAGTTTCAATATAAAAGAGGATTAAGGCAAGGGGACCCTTTATCACCTTTTCTTTTTATTGTGGCTATGGAAGCTTTGCATATTTTGATGGTAAGGgcaaaaaataataatatgttTTCTAGAATAAAATTGAATCAGCGCAAAAGTCAGCTTTACGGCATGGGTATATCGGAGGAGGAAATAGAAGGTATGGCATCGATATTTACTTGCAAGGCTAGAAAGTTCCCATTTATATATCTAGGTTTGAAGGTGGGTGCAAATATGAACAAGCTAGCGAATTGGAAAGAAGTTATTGACATGTTTAACAAAAGACTTTCAAATTGGAAGGCAAAAAACTTGTCATTTGCTGCCAGGGTCATTCTCGTAAAATCAATGCTCGACGATTTACCTAACTATTATATATCTCTGTACAAGTGCCCTATTGGAGTACTGAAGATACTGGAAGGGCTACGTAGGAAGTTCTTATGGGGCGGATGTAATTCAAATAACAAAATAAGATGGGTGAAATGGGAAAAgattgtggcatcgaaagattTCGGAGGCCTCAGCATAGGGAATATTAGAGATTTGAACTTGGCTTTGTTGGTTAAATGGTGGTGGAGACTGAAAATGGAGCCAGAAAACTTATGGGTGAAAGTGATAAAGTCGATTCATGTTAGCCAAAGGAAGGAGGAATCAATACCGATAAAAAAAATCTCTGCCTTGCATATGGAAAAATATCGGTGA